TGGAGTGAGGCCCGCGAAGAAGCCCGCGATCTGCAGGACCTCGACGCTCTCTCATTCCGTCTGCAGGGCTACGACATCGACCCCGGCATGATCCGCATGGCCCGCTACCACGCCCGCGAAGCGGGTGTCGATGAGCTCGTCCATTTTCAGGATCAACCGGTCGCCGAATTCAGCACGCCCCGCAAGTACGGCTGCATCATCACCAATCCCCCTTACGGGGAGCGACTCGGCGAAAAGGAAGAGGCCGAGGTCATCTACCGCCAGATGAAAGAAGCCTTCGCGCCCCTGGATACCTGGTCGATCTACGTGCTCACCTCGCATCCCGGCTTCGAACGCATCTTCGACCGCAAGGCCCGCCGCCGCAAACTGTATAACGGACGCATCGAATGCACCTACTACCAGTTTCCCGGGCCACCACCGCCACGCAAAAGATCACCCTGGGACGACGCGACGAATGCAGATTCAGAGTCTACATCGGAAGCAGACGCCGACACCCCCGCTGACGACACAACCGACTCCGCCGACTGAAGTCAGTTGGACCACATATTACGGATGTTCTTACGAATGTCCTCGGCCGTCGTTTCGATCTGCGCCTCTTCGGGCGTATCCAGATCCTCAGCGTTAAACGCAGGCCGCCGCTGAAACAGGGGAAGCGTCTTCGAAGAAATGAACCGCGTCAGCTGCGCGTAACTGTGTGCCTGGTTCCAGCGCCGGTTCTGAAAATACTGACGATGCGGGAAGCAGACATAGAGCCAGTTCTTCGCCCGCGTGAGCGCCACGTAGAACAGCCGGCGTTCCTCGTCGATCTCATCATTGCTCTCCAGCGACATCTCGGAAGGAATGCTGCCGTCCGCTGCCTGCAATACATAGACCGCGTCCCACTCAAGTCCTTTCGAGGAATGAATCGTACTCAGTACCAGGAAGTCGTCGTCCGTCTTACTGCTGTCGTTGGCGATGTCCTGTGTCGAACTGGGTGGGTCGAGCGTGATCTCTTCCAGGAAACTCATCCGGCTGCTGAACCGGCTGGCCACCTGCTCCAGTTGTTCCAGATCGCGCTGACGGGCTGGCCCGTTGTCGTACTGCTGATCGAGCAGGGGACTGTAAAACGTCCGCACCTGGTGAACTTCAGACGAGATCCCTTTTTTCTCGGACTGCGGCGATGACAGGTTCTTCATCAGCCGAATAAATAAGGGCCAGTGCTCGACCGTCGCCGCCGGTGGTTTGAATTCCGACCAGGCATCAAAGCGGAACCCGGATTCCGCCAGCAGGTTGAGCAGCTGCTGTGCTTTCTTCTGACCGATGCCCGGCAGCAATGTCAGCACGCGCAGACCGGAAACCGCATCGCGGGGGTTCTCCGCCAGTCGCAGGTACGCCATCAGGTCTTTGACGTGTGCCGTTTCAATGAACTTCAATCCGCCGTACTTATGATAGGCAATGTTCCGCCGCGCCAGTTCGACTTCCAGCGCAAGACTGTGATGCGAAGCCCGGAACAGCACCGCCTGTTGATTCAGGGGAATGCCCGCCTCCAGGTGTTCGAGTACCTGCGTCACCACGAAGTCGGCCTGCTCGTTATTGTCGCTGCAGTCCACCAGAATCGGTGGCTCGCCGGCAATCTTCGACGACCAGAGTTTCTTCTCGTAACGCTCATGCGCTTCGTCGATGATCTGATTCGTCGCCGCCAGAATCGGCTGCGTGCTGCGGTAGTTCTCTTCCAGCGTGACCACCGTCGTCCCCGGATACTCTTCCGGGAAATCGAGGATGTTCCGCACCGTCGCCGCCCGGAAGGAATAGATCGACTGGGCATCGTCGCCCACGACCGTCAGACCTGCTCCATCGGGACAGAGATTTTTCAGGATACCCGACTGCAATACGTTCGTGTCCTGGTACTCGTCGACCAGTACCGCTTCGAACTGACCTCGCAGCAGTTTGCCCCCCGCGGGATCAGAAGAGAGCGCGTGCCAGAACAGCAGCAGATCGTCATAGTCGAGTATGTTCTGCTGCTCCTTACGATCGACGAACGCCTGAAACAGCTGCTTGAGAGCGTCCACATGCTCCAGGCACCAGGGGTAATACCGTTCGAGTACCGGCTCCAGCTTGAGGCAGGTATTCACACTGCGGCTGTAGATTTCGACCAGCGTCCCTTTGCGGGGAAACTTGGCCACGTTGTTCCCCAGTTCGAGTTCACTCCGTAGAGAGCTCATCAGATCTTCGGCGTCGCTGCGATCGATGATCGTAAAATCATCCGGCAGACCAATCGACTGACCATAGCGTCTCAACAGACGCGCCGCCGTGGAGTGGAATGTGCCTCCCCAGATGCTCCGCGACCGGGCAGAGGCGGCGTGTTCGCGACTGTCGCCCATCGCCCGCAACAATGCATCGACGCGGCGGACCATCTCATTCGCGGCTCTGCGGGAGAAGGTCAGCAACAGAATCCGGCTCGGATCGATGCCCTGTGAAATCAGCCAGGCCACCCGGTGTGAAAGCGTGGTCGTCTTTCCCGTTCCCGCACCGGCGATGATCAACAGCGAACCGGTATCGTGACAGGCCGCCGCCCGTTGCTGGGGGTTCAGCTGCGCGAACAGGTCTTCAATGTGTTGCGGAATCTCTGACATCCGTGCCTCATCGGGGTCGAACGAAGTGAAAAACGAAACTCAACCCCTATTTTCGCGGCACAGACGATGATCGCAAGGGGCGGCCGCCAAAATTGTGCAGAACGACCGTTTTTCCCTGCGTTCAGGCTCGTTTACAGCTCACGCAAACGCACATTTCGATAGTGCACCTGGTTCACGAGGTTCCCATGAATCTGCAGCGCGATGATTCCCTTCAGCGGAATCTGCGGGTCTTGTTCGACATAATCGACCGTCTGCACCCCGTTGATCCAGAGCTGAATCCGCGGCCCCTGGCAGCGAATCCGATACGTGTTCCAGTCATTCATACGAACGGGCAGATCACGAATCTCTTTGGGCGGACCGGCCAGAATTTTCCGTCGACGCGATTCGTCATACAGGCAGCCCCAGTACCCGGTCCCCAGGTCCGCCTGGAAACCACTGACTTCATGATCGTCGGGGATCTCTGCGGTACGAATCTGCACACCCGCGTTGGTCTTCTCACCCAGCAGCTTGAATTCCAGGATCAGCTCGAAGTCTTCGTACTCTTTATCGGAACGCAGAAACTCGTTCTGCTTGACCTTCTCCGTCAGGCTGCCGGCGACGATCTCACCATCTTCGATCCGGAAGATCTCCTCGTTCCCATGCCAGCCGTTAAATGTTTTCCCATCGTACAGCGGCTGAAACCCGAGCGCCTGCTCTTCCTGCGCCGCCTGAGCACTGATCCGCTCCAACTGCTGTTCTGCCCGCTGCTTGAGACCTGCGTTGTCTGTCGTTGTTATCACCTGCTGTAACGCATCTCGCAGCAGTGTGTTCTCGATCGGCGTTCCCCGTTCGGCCCACGAAACAATCGTCGCAGACGCGGCAACGTTCAGATCTTTTTCCTTGAGCAGATTGATCGTGAAGTTGACCGCTTCGGGAGTCGGATAACGCCGCAGCACTTCAAACACGAGCTTCTTCTCATCGTTCCGCTCCGCATTCGCGAGCGTATTACGACAGACTTCCAGCCGTTCAGCCGGCGTCATATTCAGCTGCCGGGCCACGCGGATGTATCCCCGCAGCGCACGGATCTGATACTTGCGATTCTCCAGTGACTGCGCCAGATCGAGCAGCGGCGGTGCGACATCAATCGTCACCCATTTGCCCAGCAGGTCGGTCGCTGTGTTCTGTAAGGCATCTTCATTCGAACGAGCTGCCGCCACCATGGTTTTCAAAGCGGTCTCGCCGCCGATGGCCGCCAGCTGATTCAGGATCAGCTGCTGTTGTTCAATCGATGCTCCCTCCATCGCCTGTGCCAGGGTCTGGGCCGTCTCTTCGAGTGGCAGCCGGGCACAAGCCGCTTTAAGGGCATCGCTGATCGCAGCATCACCGGGGTTCTTCACCGCCAATGTGATCAGTTTCGGCAGATCGTCTGAAGACGTCGTACCACCCAGTGCCTGGATGGCGGCCTGTTTGACTTCCGGATTCGAGTGACCCACCAGCTGATAGACAGCGGGAGTCAACGAACTCAGCCGACAATCACCGGCCAGCTGTAGTCCCGCCAGTTGCTGAGAGAGTGCCTCACTCTCGACCAGCTTCCGGGTACTCTCTTCAATCGCGGACTGCACGTTGTCAGCAGTTTGACTGCCGTTCATTTTTCCAATCGTATCTGCAGTCGCCTCGGTCAGAGCAGATGGATTCTGCTTGAGCTTTCCAAACAAAGCTCCGAGCACCTGCAGCTGTTCGTCAGCTTTCAACACAGACACCAGCTCACCCAGCGAGAGAACCGCCTGTAGTTGTAAGGCTTCACTCTCACTTTTCAGTGCCTGCTGAATCAAAGGCAGAGCACCCGCATTTTTAGACTGACTCAGCGCGGCAATCACGAGCCCCTTCCGCTCGTCAGACAGCTCCGGATAGACGGCCACTAACGTCGTCGACGCTTCCGGTCCCACCTTACGTGCTGCCTGCAGACCAGCCCGGAATCGCGCCAGGTCGTCGGCTTTGAGTGTTTTCGCTAACAGGTCGAATCCATCCTTACCCAGCAGCACAATCGCCCGCTGCGTCGCCGCCAGGTTGACGTTCTCCGGCAGATCCGCCTGCAACACCACTTCCGTCAGCTCGACTGCCTGTCCTTTGTTTTTGTCGGCCAGCGAACGGGCACACATCAACAGGGCAAACGCGACCTCCTGCTTCACCGCACCCCGGTCGGTTCCCAGCGATTGTTTCAACGCAGCCGCCGCATCGCTTGTACCAATCGCCCCCAGGGCATGCGCTGCTGCAATCGCGACTTTCGGATTATCATTCGCCAGCAGTTTCGCCAGTTCAGCGGTCGCCCCTTTGTCTCTCCGTTTCGCCAGCGAGTTGATCACCCCCACCAGCTGGTCCCCTTTGACCGACTTGAGAGCCGCTTCCAGAGCCTGATCGGCGGCGTCAGCCGGGATATTCTCCAGAGCCGAACGGGCGTAGGTCGCCAGTTTTTCATCACCGAGATATTTAGCAATCGCAGGCACGGACTTCGCATCGCCAATCGCCGCCAGCCGACGACAGGCCATCGCTTTGTCGTAAGTGGAAGCATCGGAATTAAGAACGTTGACCAGCCGGGTTGCTTCCGAATCGGATTTCTCCGCGGCGGACACCAGGTTGGCTGAAGAGAACAGACTGATAGAAAGAATTGTGAGCAGACAGAATCTGAACGAGAACATGAGTGAGGATCCCTCAGGTGCTGAAGTAGTTAAAGCTGATTCAGGAAAACGGATGACGACGGTCAGCGGCGTAGACTAAACGGTCCACGGCTCCCGCATGGCGCGGCTCCGCATGCGGTTCGCTTCATCGTCATTCACGAATTCTTCTTTGACCGGGTCGAACTGCAGTTTGCGACCCAGCTTCCAGGCAATCGCGGCCGCGTGGCAGGCGATGTGCGAACGGGCCATCACGTCTTCATTTGCAGCCGGCTGCGAACGGGTTTTCACACAGTTAAAGAAATCACGTACATGGAACTTGGGCGACGTTCCCGGAATCGCACTCGGCGAGGGCAGGGAGGCCCGCAACCGGTTCGAGGAAACAGCCGTCTGTCCCGAGTCGCCGGTTTCGACCCAGCCTTCTTCCCCTTCGAAACGAACCGGACAGGTTCCCAGACCCATCCAGCCATTCCGCCGCATGACCAGCTTCACGCCGTTTTCGTAGACGCACTCGATCACATTGTCGTTGGGCACATCCATCGGTTCATAGGTCACGGGCATCGTGTCATCCGCTTCCAGCGCCCACTGGCAGATATCCAGCGTATGCGCGCCCCAGTCGAGCAGCTTGGCCCCGGAATCGAAATCGTAATGACCGCGCCAGGCACCATCCACATAGGCATGGTTATAAGGACGCCACGGTGCAGGGCCGAGCCACATGTTCCAGTCGACTACTTCCGGATCGGGTTCGGGTTCCGCAGGCAGCCAGTCGTGACGATCGATCAACTGATAGATCGAAGCGTGTACGGTATGAATCTTCCCCAGCTGACCGGACTGCGCCAGGTGCGCCGCATGCGCGAAGTTCGACACATTCCGCCGCTGAGTCCCCGCCTGGAATACACGGCCGGTTCGTTGAATCGTCTGCTGCAGCTTGCGGGCCAGTTCGATCGAAATCGCACACGGCTTCTCGGAATACACGTCTTTCCCCGCTTCCGCAGCCATCATCGAAGCGGTCGCGTGCCAGCGGTCCCCCGTGGCAATCAACACAGCGTCAATGTCATCCCGCGCGAGCAGCTCGCGAAAATCGCGATAGGTTTCGCATTTCTGATCGCCATTCGCTTTGTCGGCCATTTCCTTTACGGTCTTCCGCTGATCCGCACGCACATCGGCGATCGCCACAAACTGCACATCGGGCTGTTCGAGCATGTGGCTCAGCACATAGCCACCCCGTCGACGAATGCCGATTCCCCCCAGGATGATTCGCTCACTGGGAGCAACGGTGCCGTTCAGGCCCAGCGCGGTGCCGGGAATGATCAGGGGGGCAGAAAAGACCGTGCTGGCGGCAGCAGCGGTTTTAATAAAGTCACGACGATTAAGCGCACTGGAATTCGTCATCGGTTTCTCCTCAAAAGCCTTCTGAGAACAGGCTGAGTTCGGGTATGTCGTCTCTGTGAGAGTACCAAAGGATGGAAACAGGCGGGATGCTGTTTCATTTATTGTAATGGTCCCGGCGGCGTGCGTCTCTGAAATTGGCCCCATTTTGTGCAGATTTGACGCTTTCCAAACTTAAGGAAACTTATAAATACCACATCCCATTCCGCCTCCAGCCGAACCGATTTTGCCTTCGAATTGTCCCTCTGCTATGATGCTCCCGCCCGACGACCGCTGACCTCCTTTTTCCCTGTGAAAGA
This window of the Gimesia chilikensis genome carries:
- a CDS encoding ATP-dependent helicase, which encodes MSEIPQHIEDLFAQLNPQQRAAACHDTGSLLIIAGAGTGKTTTLSHRVAWLISQGIDPSRILLLTFSRRAANEMVRRVDALLRAMGDSREHAASARSRSIWGGTFHSTAARLLRRYGQSIGLPDDFTIIDRSDAEDLMSSLRSELELGNNVAKFPRKGTLVEIYSRSVNTCLKLEPVLERYYPWCLEHVDALKQLFQAFVDRKEQQNILDYDDLLLFWHALSSDPAGGKLLRGQFEAVLVDEYQDTNVLQSGILKNLCPDGAGLTVVGDDAQSIYSFRAATVRNILDFPEEYPGTTVVTLEENYRSTQPILAATNQIIDEAHERYEKKLWSSKIAGEPPILVDCSDNNEQADFVVTQVLEHLEAGIPLNQQAVLFRASHHSLALEVELARRNIAYHKYGGLKFIETAHVKDLMAYLRLAENPRDAVSGLRVLTLLPGIGQKKAQQLLNLLAESGFRFDAWSEFKPPAATVEHWPLFIRLMKNLSSPQSEKKGISSEVHQVRTFYSPLLDQQYDNGPARQRDLEQLEQVASRFSSRMSFLEEITLDPPSSTQDIANDSSKTDDDFLVLSTIHSSKGLEWDAVYVLQAADGSIPSEMSLESNDEIDEERRLFYVALTRAKNWLYVCFPHRQYFQNRRWNQAHSYAQLTRFISSKTLPLFQRRPAFNAEDLDTPEEAQIETTAEDIRKNIRNMWSN
- a CDS encoding family 16 glycoside hydrolase gives rise to the protein MFSFRFCLLTILSISLFSSANLVSAAEKSDSEATRLVNVLNSDASTYDKAMACRRLAAIGDAKSVPAIAKYLGDEKLATYARSALENIPADAADQALEAALKSVKGDQLVGVINSLAKRRDKGATAELAKLLANDNPKVAIAAAHALGAIGTSDAAAALKQSLGTDRGAVKQEVAFALLMCARSLADKNKGQAVELTEVVLQADLPENVNLAATQRAIVLLGKDGFDLLAKTLKADDLARFRAGLQAARKVGPEASTTLVAVYPELSDERKGLVIAALSQSKNAGALPLIQQALKSESEALQLQAVLSLGELVSVLKADEQLQVLGALFGKLKQNPSALTEATADTIGKMNGSQTADNVQSAIEESTRKLVESEALSQQLAGLQLAGDCRLSSLTPAVYQLVGHSNPEVKQAAIQALGGTTSSDDLPKLITLAVKNPGDAAISDALKAACARLPLEETAQTLAQAMEGASIEQQQLILNQLAAIGGETALKTMVAAARSNEDALQNTATDLLGKWVTIDVAPPLLDLAQSLENRKYQIRALRGYIRVARQLNMTPAERLEVCRNTLANAERNDEKKLVFEVLRRYPTPEAVNFTINLLKEKDLNVAASATIVSWAERGTPIENTLLRDALQQVITTTDNAGLKQRAEQQLERISAQAAQEEQALGFQPLYDGKTFNGWHGNEEIFRIEDGEIVAGSLTEKVKQNEFLRSDKEYEDFELILEFKLLGEKTNAGVQIRTAEIPDDHEVSGFQADLGTGYWGCLYDESRRRKILAGPPKEIRDLPVRMNDWNTYRIRCQGPRIQLWINGVQTVDYVEQDPQIPLKGIIALQIHGNLVNQVHYRNVRLREL
- a CDS encoding Gfo/Idh/MocA family protein, whose translation is MTNSSALNRRDFIKTAAAASTVFSAPLIIPGTALGLNGTVAPSERIILGGIGIRRRGGYVLSHMLEQPDVQFVAIADVRADQRKTVKEMADKANGDQKCETYRDFRELLARDDIDAVLIATGDRWHATASMMAAEAGKDVYSEKPCAISIELARKLQQTIQRTGRVFQAGTQRRNVSNFAHAAHLAQSGQLGKIHTVHASIYQLIDRHDWLPAEPEPDPEVVDWNMWLGPAPWRPYNHAYVDGAWRGHYDFDSGAKLLDWGAHTLDICQWALEADDTMPVTYEPMDVPNDNVIECVYENGVKLVMRRNGWMGLGTCPVRFEGEEGWVETGDSGQTAVSSNRLRASLPSPSAIPGTSPKFHVRDFFNCVKTRSQPAANEDVMARSHIACHAAAIAWKLGRKLQFDPVKEEFVNDDEANRMRSRAMREPWTV